One Fusobacterium simiae genomic window, AGGATTTATAACTGCAAGTGCTTGTGGGATATCACCCGTGATTTCATGGTGGTCAGTTATTATAAAATCTAAATTTAACTCATTAGCAAAATTTATTTCTTCTATTGAGTTTATTCCACAATCCACACTTATAATTAAATCTGCATTTTCATTTTTTAAAGTTTGTATAGCTTCTTTATTTAAACCATACCCCTCATCCCTTAAAGGAATATAGTAGTCAACATTTGCACCTAATTCTGAAAGTGCTAAATATAAAAGAGAAACAGAAGTTATACCATCAACATCATAATCTCCATAGATATAGATTTTTTGATTATTTTTTATAGCCTCAAAAATTCTTTTAATAGCTATATCTATATTTTTTAAATCAAAAGGATCAAAATAAAAATTTGTATCAAGAGATAAATTTCTATTTTCAATTAAATTTTCAATGACGAAATCTAATTTTTTCTCCTTTTTATTTTCAAAAATTTTTTCATAATTAGTTTTATTTTCTAAAATCCATTTTGTATTTTTTTTCATTTTTTCCTCGTTTTTTTATTTTAATTTTATTATTATTATAATTCACTTTTTATTTTTTGTAAAAATTTTTTAAAAAATTTTAAGTCTAATACATTAAAAAAAGTTTTAAATTTTTGCCAATAAAATATAATTTAAAGTGGAAAAGTATGATATAATAAGTAGAATTTTTAATATTGGGAGGAAATAATGTCAACAAAGATTTGGAATTATGCTGTTATTTTTGTGATTATAGTTGCACTATTGATAATTTTAAAATTATTTGCAACAAAAACAATATTTTATGGAGTATTTTATTTTTTTCTAACACTTTTCTTTATTTACATATTTGTTAAGGAGAAAAAATTAGCAGAAATATTTGATGCTCGTAGAGAAAGATATATTAGTAAAATTGTAAGAAAATATGATATAAAAAATGAAAGTAAAATTAAGAAAATAAAAAAGACTTTTTATTATATTGAAGCAATAGGAACAGCTCTTATATTGGTTGTAATTATTCAAAGATTTTATATAGGAAATTTTAAAATTCCTACTGGGTCAATGATACCTACAATAGAAATAGGGGATAGAGTTTTTGCAGATATGGTTTCATATAAATTTACTACACCTAAAAGGAATAGTATTATAGTTTTTAAAGAACCAATGCGTGATGATGATTTATATACAAAAAGGGCAATGGGACTTCCAGGTGAAACTATAAAAATAGAAAATGGTATTTTATATATAAATGGTGAAGCTACAAATTTTAGATATTATAGTAATTCTGGAATAAAAGACTATGAATGGATAATTCCTAAAAAAGGTGATAAATTAGAAATTATCCCTGCTGAAAATTATAGAGAATCTTTTGAAAGTGCAGGAATTAATGTTGATAATATAGTAAAGGAAGCATTTCATAAGGAATCATTTAGATTTTTTAAATCCATTTACTACAATTTAAAACATAAAATTTTTAATAAATTTAGCATAAAATATGATCCCTTTGAATATCAAGATCCTAGAGAAGATTATAAAAAACAAGGGGCATATTCTGTTGTTGGGATTATTATGCCTGATTTAAAATTTGTTGTAAATGGAAAGGAAACAGGGCCAATTTTAGACTATATATTTGATAAAGGAATTAGAGATAAACTTTTAAATGGAGAAACTGTTGAAATTGAATTAGATGATAATTATTATCTTGCTTTGGGAGATAATACTAATAATAGTCTTGATTCAAGATATTGGGGTTTTGTTAAAGAAAGTAGAATAAGAGGAAGAGCTTTGGTCAGATTTTGGCCTTTAAATAGAATAGGATTAGTTAAATAAAATTTGCTTGACTCATTCCGTTTAATTTTTATCCTAAAATCTGGAATGTAACTCACTTATTTTTATTATTGCAATATGTAAAGGAAGATTAATGATAAAAAAATTAACAAGTGACGATATAGATTATGTAGAGCAAATATTTAATTTGGAAAAAGAAATTTTTAAAAGTTCGGCTTTTAGTAGAAGTTATCTTGAAATTTTATTGAAGGCGGATAATTCTTTTATCTATATTTATCTTATAGATGAAAAAGTTTGTGGATATTTGATAGTTCTTGACAGTATAGATGTCTATGAAATTCTTGCAATAGCTACTGTTCAAGAGAGTAGAAACAAAGGTATAGCACAAGAACTATTAAATAAAATAAAAACTAAAGATATTTTTTTAGAAGTAAGAGAAAGTAATCAAATAGCTGTAAATTTCTATAAGAAAAATAATTTTAAACAAATATCAATTAGAAAAAATTACTATTCAGAACCAACTGAGAATGCTATTATAATGAAATTGGAGGTAAATAATGAATAATAAAATCTATTCAAACCCATTATGTGAAAGATATAGTTCAAAAGAAATGATGTTTAATTTTTCACCAGACAAAAAATTTTCAACTTGGAG contains:
- the lepB gene encoding signal peptidase I codes for the protein MSTKIWNYAVIFVIIVALLIILKLFATKTIFYGVFYFFLTLFFIYIFVKEKKLAEIFDARRERYISKIVRKYDIKNESKIKKIKKTFYYIEAIGTALILVVIIQRFYIGNFKIPTGSMIPTIEIGDRVFADMVSYKFTTPKRNSIIVFKEPMRDDDLYTKRAMGLPGETIKIENGILYINGEATNFRYYSNSGIKDYEWIIPKKGDKLEIIPAENYRESFESAGINVDNIVKEAFHKESFRFFKSIYYNLKHKIFNKFSIKYDPFEYQDPREDYKKQGAYSVVGIIMPDLKFVVNGKETGPILDYIFDKGIRDKLLNGETVEIELDDNYYLALGDNTNNSLDSRYWGFVKESRIRGRALVRFWPLNRIGLVK
- the rimI gene encoding ribosomal protein S18-alanine N-acetyltransferase → MIKKLTSDDIDYVEQIFNLEKEIFKSSAFSRSYLEILLKADNSFIYIYLIDEKVCGYLIVLDSIDVYEILAIATVQESRNKGIAQELLNKIKTKDIFLEVRESNQIAVNFYKKNNFKQISIRKNYYSEPTENAIIMKLEVNNE